The nucleotide sequence TATATTTAAGTGTTAACAGAATATATGACAGAAATATAAACTGGAGTAGGTAGAGCTTTAACAGAGGGGTGTGGAAAGAGCCCCCACCCAGACCTTTCTTGTGAAAAACAGGAGTAATTGTCATGCTCTAGGCAccaaagtactcttgcctggaaaatcccatggatggaggagcctggtaggctgcagtccatgaggtctctaagagttggacacaactgagcaacttcactttgatttttcacattcatgcattggagaaggaaatgacaacccactccagtattcttgcctggagaatcccagagacgggggagcctggtaggctgccatctatggggtcgcacagagtcagacatgactgaagcaacttagcagcagcagcagcaggcaccaaAGGACCCATCTGTGAGGCCGCCTTTCCACAAAGACTGGCCTCAGGAAGGAGGAGGTGGGCATGTCCACCAAGGTCCTTCACATTGACAACGCTACTCAAGACTCAAGGAGACACACAAAGCAACACACAAGGCCTTGGATGTAAGGCCGAAAAACATGCAGAGAAAAGCTACAGGAAAGAAGAGGTGGTGTTGGCAGGTCCATTAGTACCTTTGTGGCTACAGGCAAGTACAAACCTCTGCCTGGCCCTCTGCTCAGAGAAAGTTGTATCTCAAAGTGGTATATACCGTCCCCAGAGGCCTTATGAAGCCATGAAAAGAGCTTTGGCACATCAGCCCCTTCTAGACCCACAGTTCTATGGTGGGACTAAGATGGTTGCCATTCGTTCATTTATGCCTCCTACCCACCTTAAGCAGCTGCGCTTGGTGCTGCCTGTGCAAGTGTCTTGCAGTCTAGTAGGGAATTATTGTAGACAGACAATGAGATCAGGGCAAAAGTATCTACTGGGTCAGACAGAAGGCTTCCTGGATGGGAAGGTTATGGGAACTGAGCTTTCTGGGTTAAAGGATTTGCCAGGTAGATGGGGAGAGGAGGGACCAACCAGGACGAGCAAGTAGACCTAGTTCCAGTGAAAGAAACAGGCTTTGAATCAAGGCAACCCCATCCAGAGACATGTACTAGTGACAGTTTTTGGTCAGTTATGTGGGTCCCAAGTGACAGAAATGGGAGTGTCTCAAATACCAGAGTTCCCACATCTCCGGCAGTGACCTTGAATATCATTAGGGTTAAGAGATCAAAAGGCAGACAGTCGGTTTGGTGGACAAAGTAGGTGACTAGGCAGCAATTCCCACCACCAAGCAGGGATCTGGAGATGAGTGGCTCTGTACTGCAGAGTGACCTTAGGACAGGACCCACAGACTGCAACCCCTGGCCTGGCAGAGGCTGTTTCCCTAGACTCTGATCTAGTCTCTTAGGGataggtagctcagctggtaaagaatttgcctgcgatgcaggagaccccggttcgatgatttctgagtcgggaagatcccctggagaagggataggctacccactccagtcttcctgggcttccctggtggctcaaatagtaaagaatccgcctgcaatgcgggatcgatccctgggttgggaagatcccctagaggaggacatggcaaactcactccagtattcttgcccagagaatctccatggagaggagcctggcgggctacagtccattggggtcgcaaagagtcagacgcgactgagagaCCAAGCGCCGGGACTACCCACCAACCTGAGCTTTGGTGGCCCGGGAAGAATCGGGGGCGATGTATCTTGGAGAGGGAACAAGGAACCGGGATTACAGGCCGCACCCTAGGCTGCCTTGAGGAGGGAAATTCTTGACCCCTGCCCCCAGGATGCGTTCCAGCGGGCCTGGCTGTGCGAGGTCTGGGGCTTTGGCTGCAGACGGATTAGGTCTGATCCGATTAGAGCCTGGGAGGTCCACTTCGCCCCCTTGCCTGGCACTGTCAGCGCCCGCCCCGCCCTCTTGGGTTCTCGGGGACCTCCCGGAGACCCTTCGCCCTGAACACCGGGTTGGTGCGGAAATCCGAGAAGCTCCGTGTGCCCTGGGTTCGGCTCACTGGCACAGCGCGGGCTGGGGCTTGCGCCCCCTGCGGCCCTTCCGAGCCCCGCCCCGAGCCTGCGGGTGTCTGGGCGCCCCGCTCTGTGCTCGCCGCTTGGCGGGTGGGTTCCTCGCGGTTGGGGGGCCCGTGCCAGCCCTTCCATTGGGAGGGCGGGACCACGGCCCCGCCCCGCAGGTCTCCCGCCAGTGCACCTGGCGGCTAATGCCACGCGCGGCGCTGTGCGCCTGCCCGCGCGATACCCCGCGTCCGTTTGTCTCCGCGTGCAGAGCCGGGGGTCTGTCTGTCCCCACCGCAGGAGGACTGAGCAGGGCCGGCGTCAGAGCTACGTGCGGCGGGGCGGGCGCggcgggcggggtgggggcggcgcTGAGCGCGGCAGCGGCGGCGCGGGAGGCGGGGAGGCGCGGCGCGCCGGGGACAGCGGCGGACGGCGGCGGCATGCGGCTTCTCCCTTTGCCCATCGTGGGCTGAGACGGCCGTAGCACGGGCGGGAGGCGCGGCGGCCGGTGAGCCGAGGGCGCAGCCAGCCGGGCAGACCGCGGACAGCGGTCGGGGCTCCGCGCCATGGGCCGAGCCGAGGGCGGGGGCCCGGGCCGGGGGCcaccgccgctgctgctgcttctggggGTTACGCTGGTCCTCGCCTCTGGGGCCGCGCCGGGTAGGTACAGACCGCGACCGAGACCCCAGTGGCTCTCACGCCCCACCTTGGGCCAGGGTCCCGTTGGCTTCGGGTACAAGAGGTGTCCGCGAGCTCTGCCAAGGGGGCGGGGCAGCGTCTTGCCTGCAGCCCGGGCGGGGGAAGGGGAGCACGAGGAGATGCGGGGACTTGCTGGAGGCGACTCGGCGGCCGCCACCCGAGTGTGGAGACCGAGGTGTTGGCTGGGGGTGGGCCTGTTGGGGCGGGGCCTGAGGGTGAGATTTCGGGGCGGGACCTGGAGGTGATGGCGGGGCACGAGAATGCGAGTTCGGGGCGGAGCCCTAAGGGTGCGACTTTGGGGCGGGGCCTCGTGTGGAATGGAGCCCCGAAGGTAAGACTTTTTGCCAGGAGCCGGAATTGAGGGCCGCCCGGGTTAGAGCGCGGGTGATGTCGGGGGCGGGGCCTTTCGCTTGGGGGCGGGGCCTAAGCTAGTAAAGTGTTTGGTCGGGTGTGTTCTCGGGCTTATTGGGCGGGCTAGGGGCGGGGCTTAAGGATGGGGCGTGGCCTTGGGAAAGCTTGAAGCTGAGGCTTAAGGTTGGCCGGGGTCTGAGAGAGCAGCCGTGGCCGGGGCGGGGCGCTGCCCCAGCTCTAACGCGCGCGCGGTCGCTGACGCCccgcccctctccctccctcccacagtGCCTGAGGCGGGCAGCGCCGTCGAGGCAGACACGCCGGTGAAGAGCGTCCCGGCGTGGGAGCCGCGTGCTAACGACACGAGGGAGAAGGCCGGCCCACCAGCAGCTGGGAAAGATGAGACTTCTCGGATTGCGCCCGGCGGCGAGCAGGCCTTGGTGGGCCCTGGGGTCGGGGCTGAGGAGGCGCTGGAGGCGTCGGCGGCGGTGACAAGCACAGCCTGGCTGGAGGCCGAGAGCCCAGGCCTGGGCGGAGTGACCGCAGAGGCGGGCAGCGGCGACACCCAGGCCCTTCCAGCCACGCTCCCGACTCCCGACGAGGCCCTTGGGACGTCCTCGACGTCCGCAGCCACCTTCGAGGCTACGGAGGCCAGTGAACCACCCTCCCCAGCTCCTGGCGACAAGCCGAGCCCAGGCCCCGAACTCCCCAAGGAGAGCCCCATGGAGGTTTGGCTGAACCTGGGAGGCAGCACACCTGACCCTCACGGGCCAGAGCCCACGTACCCCTTTCAGGGCACACTGGAGCCCCACCCAGCGTCAGATATAATTGACATCGACTACTTCGAAGGACTGGATGGTGAGGGCCGTGGCGCCGACCTGGGGAGCTTCCCTGGGTCGCCAGGTACCTCAGAGCACCACCCTGATCCCGGGGGAGAGACTCCTTCCTGGAGCCTGCTTGACTTATACGATGACTTCACTCCATTTGATGAATCTGATTTCTACCCTACCACATCCTTCTATGATGACTTggatgaagaggaggaagaagaggaggacaaGGATGCAGTGGGAGGCGGAGACCTGGAAGATGAAAATGACCTTCTAGTGCCCACTGAGAAGCCTGGTCTGGGGCCCGGGACAGGCCAGCCCACCAGTCGGTGGCACGCTGTCCCTCCGCAGCATACTCTGGGGATGATCCCCGGCAGCAGCATCGCCCTCAGGCCCCGCCCAGGAGAGCCAGGCAGGGACCTGGCCCCGAGCGAGAATGGCACCGTGTGCCGCAGTGGCTTTGTGAGACATAACGGCTCCTGCCGGTCAGTGTGCGACCTCTTCCCAAGTTACTGTCACAATGGCGGCCAGTGCTACCTGGTGGAGAACATTGGGGCCTTCTGCAGGTAAGGATGTGGCAGGCAGGTGTCCAGGGGGTTTGTCAAGAGAACTCCTGAAGGGGGCATGGGAGGCTGCTTCAGCAGAGAGGGGGATGTGACAGGTTCCCAGAGCTTGTGTGTTTATGGGTCAAGAGATGGTCCCAGTAAATATTCTACAGACTAACAGCGTAAATGTACTTCCTGTGAGCTCATCACTAGGAGAGTTTCCTCAGAAGTAAGATTGTGCATTTCCTCTAAGTGTCGTGCCCTTTACCAAACCAGTACACTATAAAGGCGAAACAAAAGGACTTGGCCAAGGATTTTGGAAAAGGCCTTTACTGGCTTGATGGCAGGTTCTTGTTGGCAAGTTCTAGCTAAACTTGCAGAAGAAGGTCCATAGACGCCCTGGGAGAAGAGAGAACTGCTGACCACTCCCTCTGAGCCATGTGTGAGGCAGAAGAAGGGCTCCATGACCCTGGGGGGCACGTGCTTCAGGTGGCACGAATGAGGACCTTCTCATTGGATAAAGACCCAGAGAGCAGCCATTCAAACAGGTCAAGTCAAGCAGAGTGTCCTTCCTCACACAGCAGACATTTGGCATTTCTTAGTTCTGGATAGTGACTTTACTCCTCCTACCTTTGTTGTTGTCTTCCTGGAGATACTCAGTCTGACATGTTTTAAAGACCCAGAGAGTTTAGTGTCAGAGTAAGGATATTGTGTGCAGCCACCAGCCCATGCCTCATTGGTAATTAACCCCCTATACCTGCCCTCACGGCAAGGTAGTTAACCTGCTGGAGAGCTCACGGGCTTATTCTTattctggatgaagcacatgtcCAGGGCTGAGTGGTTTGCTTCTCTCCATCCTTTACAGCCCCTAGAAGTGGCAAGTAGACCTCAGAGTCTTCTGGGACTTGTTTCCACCGGTCCTAAGAGTGAAACATTTCTGTAATCTGggtatctctgtttttttaagtGCCATTCcctatgtttctttttctgggtCTTTTTGGAGGTATATAAAGAATTCAGATTCTATAGGTCTTAATGTTCTGATAGAAGAATAATATAATGCATGCATGCTGTGCCTTTGTCATTAAAGCTTGAGTTTCCTTCCTATGAAGTTCTTTCCCATAAATGATTGTGTCATTAAGGTCACTGATATAAGATGTGTCCACACAGCTCTGATTGGAGCTGGCCAGCTATTGCCAAAAAGAACTGTGATCAAGGTATTACGGCAACAAGACCTTGCTGGTTGCTTAAGGGCTACCAGAAATACAAGGAAACCCTGATTTTGCTCCTCAGACTCCAGTTGTGGAGGGAGGACTATAGTAATGATTTTAGCCTGGGAGCTATGAAATCTCTGTGCAAAATTAGTATCTTTCATCCTATTGGAGGCCTGAGTTTTCACCTTCGAAGTTAGCTCCCCATCAGAGTATTAAATTTGGAGCCCTCGTTGCCTCTGAAGCACTAGAACAGTTCCCAGAACCTCCTGGAGCTATCAAGGGACCCCCCAGTAGTAAACATGACCTCACTGAGTGGCATGCCTATACTGACCATGGATCATCCAGTGGATCCTGCCTTAGGAGGACTTCTCACTAGTCCACTCCAGCCCCCCTTGCACAGCTTCCATCCCAGGATCACCCATCCTGGGCCTCCCTACCAGAAATTCCTCCTCTGACGGGTACACCCAGGCCCAGCCCCAGCTTGGAAACTGTTTTACATTCCACTCACAGGAGGCTGCCGAGCCCTTGGTTGCAGACTGCAGCATGCTTTTGTCTGTGTCACCCGACCACTGCAGAGAAACGAGCAGAGCTATGGCAGAACTTCTCCAGAGCACTCTGTTAGAGGGACCTTCTTTCCCCGCTGTCCTCCAACAGCCTCCCACGACTGCAGAGGGGCAGCTGGATAAGAGAATTCACTGCTTGCCACAGAGCCCCGCCCTCTTCTAGGTGTGGAGTGGCTAATTCTCCCGGGTTTGATTTCCCCATTTCTGGACTCCTTTCTCCTCTGTCATTCACCCTGAGGTTCATGTCCTCCCTCCTTTGCCTGCCTCTGTATCCTTccacattttttcctctttgaagcAGCCTGGTTCCCATGGAAACAGCAATGTCATTGGAAGAGTTGGAGCCTGGGAATGTCCCCAAGGGCAGGAGAAAGTCACTCAACAAAAGGACTGAAACCCACCCAGAGGGTTGATTCTCACTCTGCTTTCATGACAGTTCTCATGGTGTAGGACAGGAAGCTGTAGGGGCAGCACTTGGGGGGCTGCTGAGATGGGGGAGAATGTACATCCATCTTTGTGCTTGTCCTTGTCTGTCGCTTCCTTATTTTCAGTGTCTGGTTGGCCACGTGAACTAGATGGGACTGCAATGCCCCAGGATAGGGCGGGTCCTACTACTTTGTGGTGGTAGCTCCTATTGatcttgtttttcatcttttttttttcccccaccagaGCCCAGGGCAGGGGCTTGGGGGGTTCCGGGGGAATCTTGTGATTGTTGTCATTGAAGTGGAAAACGGGGTTCCCTTCCCTCAGTCACTTCACAGGCCTGTGAATGGCCAGTGTGCTCTGTTTGCCAGCGCCCCGTTTACCTCATTTGTGTCGACCGCCCTTGATGCATTTGTGCCACACACTCTTCCTGGTGTGGTTGTAAAGATGAGGCAAGAATAGCAACCCTAAAGTCTGCACAGACGAGGACACCACACTTCCTTAGCTGCTCATAGGAGCAGGGTGTTGACGTCAGCCCCGGGGTCAGGGGTCAGACGCTCTGCAGCCACGGCTGCCGGCCCATCGCCTCAGCCTCACCCTGTCACCGCTGCAGGTGCAACACACAGGACTACATCTGGCACAAGGGGATGCGCTGCGAGTCCATCATCACCGACTTCCAGGTGATGTGCGTGGCCGTCGGCTCGGCCGCCCTCGTGCTGCTCCTGCTCTTCATGATGACGGTGTTCTTCGCCAAGAAGCTCTACCTGCTCAAGACCGAGAACACCAAGCTGCGTAGGACCAAGTGAGTCTGTGACTGCCAGCCCCGCCCTGTGGGATCCAGGAATGTGGTCCTGAGGGTTTCTGGCATCTGCTGTCCATCCCTGCTTGCGTTTTTCATACCAGAGATTCACCCAAGCTTACCCGTTCCTAGACAGAATGTGCTGGAATTGGCAGCAGAGGTTAGGCCCCTGTGGCAGACTGCAGCTGTCCAGCaccattccacacacacacactcgccaCCTTTTCTCAGGATGCTTAGGAAAGGCAGCCAGAGTATAGCAGCTCCCGACTCTGGTCAAGTAACTGGTTAAGTACCGCgctcagccccccacccccatctgatTACACCTGCTTCCCAAGTCTTTGACAGCCAGAGGCCAGTATGAGGATTTCGCTCCCAAATCAGCTGAAGTGACTCCTCCAGCTGCCTCAGATGTGCCGTCCTCTTCAGTGAAAAGATTTAGCAGTGTGTTGCTTTTCAAACTGGTCCACCCTGGTCCAGGCAGAAGAACAGAGGGCTCAAGGAAGTCCCCGTTCCCTCTCAGTAGAATGTGGGGAGTGCTAGGACCTCGGCCTCACTTCCTCCATTGTGGATTTGAAGGGCCATATGGGCATGTGGAGTCTCATTTCAGCTCTTCtctgagcagaggagtgacaGCTGAGCACCTGTGAGAATCAACATGCGTTTACCCTTGAAGCCCATGCCTTGAACACTCGGATGTGACCTTACCCACCCTGAGACAGTCACTGTTATCACTTAGCAAAGTATAACAAATAGCAAAGTATAACTCCTGTGAAATGTCACAGGAGTCAGAAAAGGAGACTGGAGTTCAGCTTCCTCAGGACCCAAGAGGCAATTTATGCAGGaccgcccccacccccttttcCCCCTGTTGTTTCCCCCCAGTTAATTCCCTCGCCCTGACCCGAGGCTCTCCAGAGAATGGGACTGAAGGACTTGCCCTGGGTCCTGGGAAAGGGACAAAACGCCATCTGTTGCTCCTTTGCTGGGTAAACTCGTGGGACGTGCAGATGCCAGCAGCTCTCTGCCGCCTTTCAGCTAACTGTCCTGGGGCTGCGAGGGCCTCCCCATTGTGCCTGTGCATTGAGGCAGGGCTGTATCTGTGCATGTGATCACAAGCCAAGGCCCTTGGCTCCTCACACCGCcactgagggggtggggggagggtcagGGTGGGAATGGGACCACCTACCAGGGCTGCTGCTGATGACCGGGGAGAGAAGGAGCTGAGGTCCAGGGAAGGGCCCTCTTCTAGGTCTTCCTCCTGGAACCAGTTTTCGTTTTGCACAGATCATGGCTCCCCCAGCCCTTCAGCTCAAATGCTACCTTCCTTATTTCCTCTGTACACCTCCTTTCTTTCCCAAGCCTTGTTACCACTCTGCAAACGCTATTAATGCATGTGCCCAGTGTACTACAGATACTGCTGTCGCATATTGATTCTAAGATACCCATTTTTTCCCCACATATTAGCATCTCTGAAATTGGATTGTGTCTTACAGTCGCTGGCATCTTATAATCACTGTTGGCCAGATGGCAGTCATGATGTAGTTGTAATTGTCTGGCAGGCACAAACGTGGTCATAGCTGTTCATATCGTTGTCAGTTCTTTATCTAAAGTCTAAATGAGTGCCTTAAAGTGTGTAATGAAAACTGTAGGTGATAAGAAAGGATTGGACCATGGTTTAAATGGCAGAAGGTTTTTCTTAGTGGTACAACAAGTAGGGGCACACCCATGACATTTGACGAAATACAGCGCTTGCCCTGTGAAGCTTCTATCAAATGTCGCTGTGATTGTTTCACTTacattttcccttctctcttctgtCCTAACCAGCAAATTCCGGACCCCATCTGAGCTCCACAACGATAACTTCTCCCTGTCCACCATTGCCGAGGGCTCTCACCCAAACGTAAGGAAGCATTGCGACCCTCCGCGTTCCCCTCCCCCTCACTGCCTGTGCCTGGGCTCGCTATGAAACGCTATCTGTCAGGTAACTTGTCTTCGCATCTGCCCTTGTGCCTGCTCCCACCCCTGCCCGCATCTCTGGTTCACTTCAGCATATGGAGCCACTCCTCAGAGCTCTGAGGGTCTGAATAATGTCGCCTGGCCGGACCATAAGAGTGAGAAGAAGGGCGTGATGGCGTGTCACTTCCTGGACAGGCAAAATAGCACAAAGTACAGAAGAGCCATTTCTGGGATAGCGTATGATTCTTAGCTTCATCTCAGCTTTAGAAGTctgatttttgtcttcttttctacACTGAGAAGAAAGCCTCTGCTTTTCTTGCTAGGGACTTTCTCGCTGGTCTTTGAAGCAGATGGTGCTTGTTCTTTGGGGTGAATGGGAAAACCTCTGGGATTGCCGGAAAAACAATCTCTTTGACACTGTTTTGAGAGCCCTAAAAATTAGCAGGCTTATATACACTGGTTATATACACCGAAAGAGGCCAATCTAGGatagttttttaaagtttttgatatAAAGGGAAGCATAGAACACTGGCAGAACCATAAGTGTAGGTATAAATCTGTCCTTATGAGGATGGGTTTATAAATGTAAGCTGAAACCCAATAAGAGATCCTGATAgaccatttcctttttttataacTGGGGAAAGCACATCCccagaagacaaaggagaaaataatagtatatGAGGCTGTTCACCAAACCCCAGAAAAGAACAAGTTGAcctgcagaaggaggagaaaaggagtcaatttaaataagaaataaaaaaggccaatttaagctaattttttaaagactttgctATAAAggatagagaacaaatatattttatgtggTATGTACCAAGATACTAGTAAGTTTAAGATGAGCATAACTGTCAAGGGAACAAGATGTCCTGTCACGTCTGAGATTGGTGACCACTCCAATCAACCCACAAGGATGTAGGATGTGCCTTGTCTTGGAACACCCCATCCCAACATACCCAGCCCCTGGCAGTGATGTGCATGTAGTTGTCATTTATGAATTACTGGTGGTCAGTGGCCTGCCATGGGGTCTCTCAGACCCACTGTCTGATGTGCCATCTCATACATGAGGGACAACAGGCCTGACCTGTAGAGGAGTGCCTGCAGTCAGGATGTTTATTATCCACAGAGTGCAAGGGTCCTTGGCAAAGCTTCTGATTCATGCATTTCTGGCAGCCTTGGTACATCCACCTTTCCTCCTCACAAAGATGGAGGGGAAGGAAATAGCATCTCTTGGAGGCCTTGGTTGCAGGAGCCAACAGAAAGGTCTCCAGTTCTTGCGGACCCAGCTTTTGGAAAGCAAGGCATTTCTCCAGGAAAACTGCGACTGACCTTGAGTTCAGCATATG is from Bos taurus isolate L1 Dominette 01449 registration number 42190680 breed Hereford chromosome 22, ARS-UCD2.0, whole genome shotgun sequence and encodes:
- the CSPG5 gene encoding chondroitin sulfate proteoglycan 5 isoform X1; translation: MGRAEGGGPGRGPPPLLLLLGVTLVLASGAAPVPEAGSAVEADTPVKSVPAWEPRANDTREKAGPPAAGKDETSRIAPGGEQALVGPGVGAEEALEASAAVTSTAWLEAESPGLGGVTAEAGSGDTQALPATLPTPDEALGTSSTSAATFEATEASEPPSPAPGDKPSPGPELPKESPMEVWLNLGGSTPDPHGPEPTYPFQGTLEPHPASDIIDIDYFEGLDGEGRGADLGSFPGSPGTSEHHPDPGGETPSWSLLDLYDDFTPFDESDFYPTTSFYDDLDEEEEEEEDKDAVGGGDLEDENDLLVPTEKPGLGPGTGQPTSRWHAVPPQHTLGMIPGSSIALRPRPGEPGRDLAPSENGTVCRSGFVRHNGSCRSVCDLFPSYCHNGGQCYLVENIGAFCRCNTQDYIWHKGMRCESIITDFQVMCVAVGSAALVLLLLFMMTVFFAKKLYLLKTENTKLRRTNKFRTPSELHNDNFSLSTIAEGSHPNKSDLVIVKILCTDSEDSYHLMMKWSPGRCFSHRSDC
- the CSPG5 gene encoding chondroitin sulfate proteoglycan 5 precursor, whose product is MGRAEGGGPGRGPPPLLLLLGVTLVLASGAAPVPEAGSAVEADTPVKSVPAWEPRANDTREKAGPPAAGKDETSRIAPGGEQALVGPGVGAEEALEASAAVTSTAWLEAESPGLGGVTAEAGSGDTQALPATLPTPDEALGTSSTSAATFEATEASEPPSPAPGDKPSPGPELPKESPMEVWLNLGGSTPDPHGPEPTYPFQGTLEPHPASDIIDIDYFEGLDGEGRGADLGSFPGSPGTSEHHPDPGGETPSWSLLDLYDDFTPFDESDFYPTTSFYDDLDEEEEEEEDKDAVGGGDLEDENDLLVPTEKPGLGPGTGQPTSRWHAVPPQHTLGMIPGSSIALRPRPGEPGRDLAPSENGTVCRSGFVRHNGSCRSVCDLFPSYCHNGGQCYLVENIGAFCRCNTQDYIWHKGMRCESIITDFQVMCVAVGSAALVLLLLFMMTVFFAKKLYLLKTENTKLRRTNKFRTPSELHNDNFSLSTIAEGSHPNDDSSAPHKIQEALKSCLKEEEPFNIQNSMSPKLEGGKGDQADLEVNCLQNNLT